The segment GAAGCTGATAAAAGGACTTTTCCAATTGGACCAACCACGCATACTGTTCGCCGTGCACCCGTACGACTTTTTCGACAAGCTGAGTCAGGCGCGGCAGTTCCCGTTTTAGATACGCATGATGAGTCGCTTCGATTTCGTCGCACATGTCGGCCAGCCGTTTCGACGTGAAATCGTCTTCGACCGTTCCATTTGTCGCGCTGCGAGAAATCATGTCAACGAGTTCCTCAAGCACACGGTGAGCATCCACCTGCTTCGCCGAGCACGCTTCTTCTAAAGATCGATCACCGCCGCAACAATAGTCGATATTGTGTTGCTCGAACACGCGTGATGTGGCCGGATGTTTCGTCACCCAGGCACCGACGGAATCGGAAGGCTTCAAGGTTGTTG is part of the Polystyrenella longa genome and harbors:
- the ric gene encoding iron-sulfur cluster repair di-iron protein; this encodes MTTTLKPSDSVGAWVTKHPATSRVFEQHNIDYCCGGDRSLEEACSAKQVDAHRVLEELVDMISRSATNGTVEDDFTSKRLADMCDEIEATHHAYLKRELPRLTQLVEKVVRVHGEQYAWLVQLEKSFYQLRDELNPHMSKEEQVLFPAIRTIEQSGVVPSFPFGSVDNPIRMMEHEHDVAGQALRDIREASSDFDLPEGGCNTFRAMLDGLQELESDLHRHIHKENNILFPRASKLAAELSA